One stretch of Schlesneria sp. DSM 10557 DNA includes these proteins:
- a CDS encoding MOSC domain-containing protein — protein sequence MKSLATLLNTIPQVGTLCWIGLRTERQGPINIVAEAELVADRGLKGDRRFTGRPGVKRQVTLIQSEHLPAVASLLHRTEIPPELLRRNLVVSGVNLLALKGRRFSIGDSLLEFSGPCEPCSKMEIALGPGGFNAMRGHGGITAMVLRGGIIRLGDAVQVIPQNEPQD from the coding sequence GTGAAAAGTCTGGCGACACTTCTCAATACCATTCCGCAAGTCGGAACGCTCTGCTGGATCGGACTACGAACTGAGCGGCAGGGCCCCATCAACATTGTGGCCGAGGCTGAACTCGTCGCTGACCGAGGGCTGAAAGGCGATCGGCGCTTTACGGGCAGACCGGGCGTAAAGCGCCAGGTCACGCTGATTCAATCCGAACACCTTCCCGCGGTGGCTTCTTTACTTCATCGAACAGAGATTCCTCCGGAACTGTTGCGGAGGAATCTTGTCGTTTCCGGTGTGAACCTGCTTGCCCTCAAAGGAAGGCGTTTCTCCATCGGGGATTCCCTGCTCGAATTCAGCGGTCCATGTGAACCCTGTTCGAAAATGGAAATCGCACTCGGTCCTGGCGGGTTCAACGCCATGCGAGGGCATGGCGGAATCACCGCAATGGTGCTGCGGGGTGGAATCATTCGTCTGGGCGATGCCGTGCAGGTCATCCCCCAGAACGAACCCCAAGATTAA
- a CDS encoding sirohydrochlorin chelatase, translated as MTITPPSQSQDAVLLIAHGSRRAEANHDLVQLAELLKSRGDCQIVEVSYLELATPTIIDGGRKCIQQGATRVLMLPYFLSAGVHVVTDLQEFQRQLSADFPQVEVVLCPHLGLHPLMAEIVMDRLREGSVRGIA; from the coding sequence ATGACAATCACTCCCCCTTCCCAGAGCCAGGATGCCGTGCTACTGATTGCACACGGAAGCAGACGGGCCGAAGCAAACCATGATCTGGTGCAACTTGCCGAGTTACTCAAATCTCGCGGAGACTGCCAGATTGTTGAAGTTTCTTATCTTGAACTGGCGACTCCCACGATTATCGACGGTGGTCGGAAATGCATTCAACAGGGGGCAACCCGGGTGTTGATGCTGCCGTATTTTCTTTCGGCGGGCGTGCACGTCGTGACGGACTTACAGGAGTTTCAACGTCAATTGAGCGCCGATTTTCCTCAGGTCGAGGTTGTGCTCTGCCCTCATCTGGGATTACATCCTCTCATGGCAGAAATTGTCATGGATCGGCTACGTGAAGGTTCAGTTCGCGGAATCGCCTGA